The genomic region GGGCCGCCATGAGTCCGTACGGGTCCGTCGGGCACTGATCATCATGGCGTCGGCGTCGGGCACTCCCGTGGCGGCGATCGCACGGCTGGCCGCCGCGCACGAGGACACCGTCCGGGACGTGATCCATGCGTTCAACGAGAAGGGCCTGGCCGCGCTGGACCCTCGGTGGGCGGGAGGCCGTCCCCGCCTGATCAGCGATGACGAACGCGAGTTCATCATCGCGACGGCCAGGACCCGCCCAGTCACGCTGGGACGCCCGTTCACGCACTGGAGCCTTCGCAAGCTCACCGAGTACCTGGCCCGCAACCGGGTCCGGACGGTGAAGGTCGGCCGGGAACGACTGCGGCAGATCCTGCGCGAGCACGGGATCTCGTTTCAGCGGACCCGCACCTGGAAGGAGTCCAGGGATCCCGACAAGGACGCCAAACTCGACCGCATCGAGCACGTGACCAGCCGTTTCCTGGACCGGTGCTTCGCGTTCGACCAGTTCGGTCCGCTGTCGATCCGGCCCTGCCACGGCTCCGGCTGGGCCGGGGAGAAGAAACCGGACCGGCTGCCGGCCACCTATCACCGCACTCACGGTATCCGGTACTTCCACGGCTGCTATTCCCTCGGCGATGACCAGTTGTGGGGCGTGACCCGCCGCCGCAAAGGCGGTGACCACAGCCTCTCGGCGCTGAAGTCGATCCGGGCCGCCCGCCCCGACGGCGCCCCCGTCTACGTGATCATGGACAATTTGTCGGCGAACAAGACCCCGGCCATCCGGACCTGGGCCAGGAAGAACAAGGTCGAGTTGTGCCTGACGCCGACGAGCGCGTCGTGGGCCAACCCGATCGAGGCTCAGTTCGGGCCCCTGCGCAACTTCGTCATGGGCAACTCCAACCACCCCAACCACACCGTCCTGTCCTGGAAGCTTCAGGACTACCTGCGCTGGCGCAACGCCAACGCCCGTCACCCCGACGTCCTGGCCGCCCAGCGCCGCGAACGCGCCAAGGTCCGCAGCGAACGCCAGCAACGCTGGGGCCGACCACGACCCAAAGCCGCCTGATCAAACCCGGCGAACGTTCGTGGCCAACGCACTAGGCTCTTGCGCTTTGGCCCGGATCGGTGGAAGGGGCGCGACGTGGGGACATGGCGGTTGTACGCGGCCGTCGCGGTGAGCGGGTTCCGGCGGTACGCGACCTATCGGGTGGCCACCGCCGCGGGTGTGTTCACCAACACCGTCTTCGGGCTGATCCTGGCGTACACGTACATCGCGCTGTGGGACGAAAGGCCTGGTCTCGGCGGGTACGACCAGTCCCAGGCGGTGACGTACGTGTGGCTGGGGCAGGGGCTGCTCGCGGCCGTCGCGGTGCTGGGCGGCGGTTTCGAGGAGGAGATGGTCGAGAGAATCCGTACGGGTGACATCGCGATTGACCTTTACCGGCCCGTTGATCTTCAGATGTGGTGGTTGGCGGCCGAGGCGGGGCGGGCCGGGTTCCAGTTGGTGGGGCGCGGTGTGGTGCCGATGGCGTTCGGGGGGCTCGTGTTCCATCTCGCGCTCCCGGCCGACGTCGGGACCTGGCTGGCGTTCCTCGTCGCCGTCGTCCTCGGCGTCCTCGTGAGTTTCGCGATCCGCTACATCGTGGCGCTGCTGGCGTTCTGGTTCATGGACGGGACGGGTGTGCAGCAGCTGGCCGTTCTCGCGGGGATCTTCTTCTCCGGGATGACGCTGCCGCTGAACGTCTTCCCGGGCGCCCTCGGCGAGCTGGCCCGCGCGCTGCCCTGGTCGGCGCTCATCCAGGCCCCGGCGGACATTCTGCTCGGCGAGCGCACGGGCTTGGGGCTGCTGCGTACGTACGTCTTCCAGGCCGCCTGGGCTGTGGGGCTGCTGGCGGTGGGCCGTCTGGTGCAGTCGGCGGCGACGCGCAGGGTGGTGGTCCAGGGTGGCTGATGTCGAGGAGCGGCGCGACGCGTACCGCGGCTTCGAGCCGGTCGGCGGCTCGCGGCTGGTGGACGGGCTGCGTGTCTACCGGCTGATCGCCTGGATGTGGATCCGCTCGACGATGGCGTACCGCGCGTCCTTCGCGATGACCGTCTTCGGGAACTTCGCGGGGACCGCGCTCGACTTCGCCACGATCCTGCTGATGTTCTCGCGGGTCGACGAGCTCGGCGGCTACACGCTGGGCGAGGTGGCGTTCCTGTACGGGCTGTCCAGTACCGCGTTCGGTCTCGCAGAGCTGATGCTCGGCTCGACGGACCGGCTGGGGCAGCGAGTGCGCGACGGCACGCTCGACACGCTGCTCGTACGGCCGGCACCGGTGCTCGCGCAGGTCGCCGCGGACCGGTTCGCGCTGCGCCGCCTGGGCCGGATCACGCAGGGGCTGCTGGTCCTCGGGTACGCGTTCGTCGTACTCGACATCTCCTGGACGCCGCTGAAGGCGCTGCTGATGCCGGTGATGGTGGTCAGCGGGGCCGCCATCTTCGCGGCGGTGTTCGTGGCGGGCGCGGCCTTCCAGTTCGTGGCGCAGGACGCGTCCCAGGTGCAGAACTCCTTCACGTTCGGCGGCACCACGCTGCTGCAGTATCCGCCGACGGTCTTCGCGAAGGACCTGGTGCGCGGGGTGACGTTCGTGCTGCCGCTGGCCTTCGTCAACTGGGTGCCCGCGCTGTACGTGCTGGATCTGCCGTACCCGCTCGACCTGCCCGAGTGGGTCGCGTTCCTGCCGCCGCTGGTGGCGGCCGTCTGCTGCGCGCTCTCGGGGTTCGCCTGGCGCGCGGGTCTTCGTTCGTACCGGAGCACGGGGAGTTAGCCGCACATGGACACGCAGACGGATGTCGGCCACGCCGACGATCACGCAGATGACTTCATTCGCCTCGACCGCGTCGAGAAGGTCTTCGACGTACGCAAGAAGACTGGCTTTCTGCGCAGTGAGCGGCGGCAGGTGCGGGCGGTCGACTCGATCTCCTTCACCGTGCCGCGCGGCGAGATGGTCGGCTACATCGGGCCGAACGGCGCGGGCAAGTCCACCACCATCAAGATGCTCACCGGCATCCTCACGCCGAGCGGCGGACGGCTCCGGGTGGCGGGCATCGACCCCTCGCGCGAGCGGACCCGGCTCGCGCACCGCATCGGGGTGGTGTTCGGGCAGCGGACGACCCTGTGGTGGGACCTCCCGCTGATCGACTCGTACCGGCTGATGCACCGCATGTACCGGATCCCGGACGCGCGGTACGCCGCGAACCTCGACCGGTGTGTCGAACTCCTCGAACTGGGCGCCCTGTTGGACGTGCCCGTGCGGCAGCTCTCGCTCGGGCAGCGGATGCGCGGGGACATCGCGGCGGCGCTGCTGCACGATCCGGAGGTGCTGTACCTGGACGAGCCGACGATCGGGCTCGACGTGATCAGCAAGGCGAAGGTGCGGGAGTTCCTGCGGGACCTCAACGCCGAGCGCGGCACGACCGTGCTGCTCACCACGCACGACCTGACCGACATCGAGCAGCTGTGCCAGCGGGTGATGGTCATCGACCACGGGCGGCTGATGTACGACGGGCCGCTGACCGGGCTGCACGAGATCGGAGAGAGCGAGCGGACGCTCGTGGTGGATCTGGAGCGCGAACTTCCGCCCATCGAGGTGGAGTTGGCGCGGGTGGTGAAGGTCGAGGGGCCGCGGCAGTGGCTGGCCTTCCCGGCGGCGGAGTCGGCGGCGCCGCTGGTGGCGCGGATCGCCGCCGAGTATCCGCTGGTGGACCTGTCGGTACGGGAACCGGACATCGAGGCGGTCATCAGCCGCATGTACGCGGAGAAGACGACCTCGTAGGCTTCTGTCCATGACGGACGAACTGCCCGACGAACGTCCCGACGGGCTTCCCGAGCTGCGCGCCTCCGACGCCGACCGTGAACAGGTCGCCGAAGTGCTGAGGGACGCCCTCGCGGAGGGCCGCCTCGACATGACGGAGTTCGAGGAGCGGCTGGAGGCGACGTACAAGGCGCGTACGTACAAGGAGTTGGCGCCCATCACCCGGGATCTGCCCGCGCCCGGTGTGACTCCGCCCTCCGTGCCCACGGTGTCGATGGTCAAGCGGCCCGCCGCCGAGGTGGGGAGCTGGGCGAGCCGGATCGTCGGCGGTGAGGGCTCCTCCCAGTGGGGTGTCTCGATCATGAGCGGGTTCGAGCGCAAGGGGCGCTGGACCGTGCCGAGGCGGTTCAACGCCTTCACGCTCCTGGGCGGCGGTGAGATCGACCTGCGCGACGCGAACTTCGCCGCCGGCGAGGTCGTCGTCAACTGCGTCGCGATCCTGGGCGGGTTGAGCGTGATCGTGCCGCCCGGTGTCGAGGTCATCGCCCGTGGCATCGGCATCATGGGCGGCTTCGACCACACGCAGGAGTACGAGCCGGGGGATCCTGGCGCGCCGCGCGTCGTCGTCACCGGGTTCGCCCTCCTGGGCGGGGTGGACATCGAGCGCAAGGTGACCAGGGCGGAGCGGCTCCGCCTGAAGGAGGAGCGGCGGCGGGAGCGGCAGGAGCGGCG from Streptomyces sp. NBC_00878 harbors:
- a CDS encoding ABC-2 family transporter protein, which codes for MGTWRLYAAVAVSGFRRYATYRVATAAGVFTNTVFGLILAYTYIALWDERPGLGGYDQSQAVTYVWLGQGLLAAVAVLGGGFEEEMVERIRTGDIAIDLYRPVDLQMWWLAAEAGRAGFQLVGRGVVPMAFGGLVFHLALPADVGTWLAFLVAVVLGVLVSFAIRYIVALLAFWFMDGTGVQQLAVLAGIFFSGMTLPLNVFPGALGELARALPWSALIQAPADILLGERTGLGLLRTYVFQAAWAVGLLAVGRLVQSAATRRVVVQGG
- a CDS encoding DUF1707 domain-containing protein, which translates into the protein MTDELPDERPDGLPELRASDADREQVAEVLRDALAEGRLDMTEFEERLEATYKARTYKELAPITRDLPAPGVTPPSVPTVSMVKRPAAEVGSWASRIVGGEGSSQWGVSIMSGFERKGRWTVPRRFNAFTLLGGGEIDLRDANFAAGEVVVNCVAILGGLSVIVPPGVEVIARGIGIMGGFDHTQEYEPGDPGAPRVVVTGFALLGGVDIERKVTRAERLRLKEERRRERQERRELRRGRD
- a CDS encoding ATP-binding cassette domain-containing protein, with amino-acid sequence MDTQTDVGHADDHADDFIRLDRVEKVFDVRKKTGFLRSERRQVRAVDSISFTVPRGEMVGYIGPNGAGKSTTIKMLTGILTPSGGRLRVAGIDPSRERTRLAHRIGVVFGQRTTLWWDLPLIDSYRLMHRMYRIPDARYAANLDRCVELLELGALLDVPVRQLSLGQRMRGDIAAALLHDPEVLYLDEPTIGLDVISKAKVREFLRDLNAERGTTVLLTTHDLTDIEQLCQRVMVIDHGRLMYDGPLTGLHEIGESERTLVVDLERELPPIEVELARVVKVEGPRQWLAFPAAESAAPLVARIAAEYPLVDLSVREPDIEAVISRMYAEKTTS
- a CDS encoding ABC transporter permease; the encoded protein is MADVEERRDAYRGFEPVGGSRLVDGLRVYRLIAWMWIRSTMAYRASFAMTVFGNFAGTALDFATILLMFSRVDELGGYTLGEVAFLYGLSSTAFGLAELMLGSTDRLGQRVRDGTLDTLLVRPAPVLAQVAADRFALRRLGRITQGLLVLGYAFVVLDISWTPLKALLMPVMVVSGAAIFAAVFVAGAAFQFVAQDASQVQNSFTFGGTTLLQYPPTVFAKDLVRGVTFVLPLAFVNWVPALYVLDLPYPLDLPEWVAFLPPLVAAVCCALSGFAWRAGLRSYRSTGS
- a CDS encoding IS630 family transposase, which gives rise to MAEPVRARRLTDQEGQRLQQIVRRGRHESVRVRRALIIMASASGTPVAAIARLAAAHEDTVRDVIHAFNEKGLAALDPRWAGGRPRLISDDEREFIIATARTRPVTLGRPFTHWSLRKLTEYLARNRVRTVKVGRERLRQILREHGISFQRTRTWKESRDPDKDAKLDRIEHVTSRFLDRCFAFDQFGPLSIRPCHGSGWAGEKKPDRLPATYHRTHGIRYFHGCYSLGDDQLWGVTRRRKGGDHSLSALKSIRAARPDGAPVYVIMDNLSANKTPAIRTWARKNKVELCLTPTSASWANPIEAQFGPLRNFVMGNSNHPNHTVLSWKLQDYLRWRNANARHPDVLAAQRRERAKVRSERQQRWGRPRPKAA